TCGGTATTCACTGTGCTGTTTATTGGTATTCACTGTGCTGTTTATTGCTATTCACTGTGCTGTTTATCGGTATTCACTGCGCTGTTTATTGGTATTCACTGTGCTGTTTATTGGTATTCACTGTGCTGTTTATCGGTATTCACTGTGCTGTTTATCGGTATTCACTGTGCTGTTTATCGGTATTCCCTGTGCTGTTTATTGGTATTCACTGTGCTGTTTATTGGTATTCACTGTGCTGTTTATCGGTATTCACTGTGCTGTTTATCGGTATTCCCTGTGCTGTTTATTCGGTATTCCCTGTGCTGTTTATTGGTATTCACTGTGCTGTTTATCAGTATTCACTGTGCTGTTTATCGGTATTCACTGTGCTGTTTATCGGTATTCCCTGTGCTGTTTATTGGTATTCACTGTGCTGTTTATTTGGTATTCGTTGTGCTGTTTATTGGTATTCACTGTGCTGTTTATCAGTATTCACTGTGCTGTTTATCAGTATTCACTGTGCTGTTTATTGGTATTCACTGTGCTGTTTATCAGTATTCACTGTGCTGTTTATCAGTATTCACTGTGCTGTTTATTTGGTATTCACTGTGCTGTTTATCAGTATTCACTGTGCTGTTTATCAGTATTCACCCGTGGGCACTGTTACAAAACTGTCAGTAGTCTGTAGttgattaaacattttttttaacataCAAGTCATGGTTTTTCCTTTCATAGAGATAATCAAATTAGCTTTAATAAATGGAGGGATAGAAGGAAGGAGTCCTCCCCTGCAGTGCTGATAGCCATTTTGATGGGTGTGATCCTTAAAAGAGCCTCTCGAGCTACAGAGGATTCCCTGGAAGTTGAGTCAAACACAGAGATAGTGTGTGAAATTAGCCCCACCTAGTGGATAGCTCTCTCAAAAATATAATTAAATTAACCCATGACAGCTAGCTGTCCTATAGTTCCTTATGGACGGCTATGTTCATTTTTCCATATAGTTCTCAATGCTTTCACAATGATAACATTAGCATAATGTTATATAGCTATACACCTACATAGGCCTATACTTACCCCCACACAATGAGACTGTTGTTCTTGGAAACTGCCCTTTCCTTTGAATAACATTGCTCAATATGCAAATAAAAGATGACTAGGGGCCATACATTGTTCTTCTCAGAATTCCTGCATCAACATACTGAAATGTATAACTAATTTGTACGTGAATATTTATTTAGTATGGATGTCATCCAAAGGATTCAGCTTGTAATAGCTGGACAAGCTCTCCAAAGAATGTATCCTAAAGAAATGTCATTTAGGAAAACCATACTTCATTTGGTGTCAGATTTGTCCAACATTTTATTTTGGTTGGGGTGAAGTCTGATAGGCTACAATCAAAGTGCCTGAAATGAGTAAACTGAAGTGAAAAGGGAATGTAGCCAAAGTAAAACCATCGTGTGTTTCGGCCCACCATCAGGTTATacaatgacagagtgaaaaatgTAAGAtcattttatacattttaaaatggGTTATAATGGCTAAACAAAAGAAAAATGATGTGATTAGTAAATATTGTTGTGACGTTAATCAAACACCTAGCGACCGCATCAAGGGGTTCAGATCTCTTGGCATAACAGGTAACAGGTGTTGGTTTAACAGTTGCTGGACCCGGGTTTGAAACTCCTTGAATACGCTACAcaggtgtcagaagtgggatagTGCTCATGAGGCCATTGGAGAGGTGTGTACATGTGAGGCACTTGGTATAGAAAAGCGTGGGACACACTCTCCTGAAGAAAGGGGTTTGGTCAACACCGAGGAACCTCATCAAGGGGTTTGGACCTCTTGGGGTGACGGTTAAGGTGTTGGCTTGAAAGTCACTGGACCTTGGTTCAAGTCCCAGTCAGGGATAGCATCCACCTCTTTTTCAGCATTCTGTTCTGGAATTACTGTGTTTACTTTAGTATAATGGTCACCGTCCCCACAGAATTACACGTACAGTAAACAATAAGTACACATTTTCCCTTTCCCCTCAGCAGGCATGTTACTCCAAAAGCCAGGAGGTGGAACTACATAACATTAACAAAGACTTTGTGAGTAATGATTTAAGCAACTTTATTGTTCAATTTTGTGCGTGTGTAATCTCCTCCCTTCAACACAAATTAGAACAGAGAATCAAACAAGaatatatcaacaacaacaacaacaacaacaacaaaggaaaCCAAAAAAATTCTAGTGTGTAATTGTCTTAAGATAGTAACATATCATTAGAGGATtcctacctggttatataaagggcCTCCTTGTGTGTTTCACTGTGATCTATCAGCTATGGCCATTTTAGGACACACACTACTAGCACTTTCACTGGTAGCACTGGTCCTATGCTACCCTAACCCACCGACATGCTACACTAAGGTGTTGAGTATGGCTCGAGACCTCACCCATCAGGCAGCGATGATCAAGATGGAACCTGAAACTGTAAGTCACTTACCATAGAGGGACTGAGCACTGATTGCAGTGGAGTATGCCtaatgtctctctgtgttttccaGAGGCGTTGCATGGCGCACATCCCACATCTCTACCTAGATGTGCATGTAAGTATGACTATGGCATTGTGGAAAGTTTTGTTGCAGTATTCACTGTGTACTTTTGAGATCACTATTGTGTCTGTTTAATTAAATACATTTCCCTGATGTTGAGGTTGCCGAAAAGATAACTGATTTCTACGCCTGATAATTGTTGGTCTGCAACATAAGAACAGAAATGATATTCATCCTGACAGAACGCTTGCATCATGCCGAAGATGAGGCAGTACGTCTTTCTGGTGGACGGCTTGCGTGAACTGCGCTGTGCTTACACCAGGAAAGTGCGGGTGGTGGGTCTCGAGGTCAGGCAACTGCACATGATCATGTCCCAGAGGTGTCACGGGGTAAGAGAGCGACGACTAGCATTCACAGACAGACTAGCCCTTGATCCAGGCTCCCTGTCATTCAGACTCCATGAAACAGAATGGGGAAACAGAGGAGAACCACAACAAAGCTCTGTAATAACACATAAACATGGTACTATTATCAGTCAAAAAAGTGAGCTTCATGATACAAATGATTGAAAGGGCGTTCTGTTCTCTGAGATTATTTTTTGCCATTCTACTGTATTTGGTCAAGGAAATGTATAAAGTGAAATGACCTTTCAGAAAATCAATACTCTCATATCCTCTGAAATGACATAATAGTTGTATGCTCTTTGTTATGTCACTTTCCTCATGTTGCGTCATAGTCCTTGCACTGAGCACTGGGTTTTTGTTTTTACTAGTGCATTTTAGGGCACTGGCACTCACACGCCTCATATCTCTATGTTTAGGAGCTGGTGTTCACCACTGATGACTGTGCAGCCTTGGACCGCCCGCCGATGAGCTGGAGCCGGAAATGACAATGCCACAgtttgatgagagagagagggagagagggagagagagagagagggagagagggagagggggagagagagaggaagatggggagagaga
Above is a genomic segment from Oncorhynchus masou masou isolate Uvic2021 chromosome 12, UVic_Omas_1.1, whole genome shotgun sequence containing:
- the zmp:0000001268 gene encoding CYTL1 domain-containing protein; protein product: MAILGHTLLALSLVALVLCYPNPPTCYTKVLSMARDLTHQAAMIKMEPETRRCMAHIPHLYLDVHNACIMPKMRQYVFLVDGLRELRCAYTRKVRVVGLEVRQLHMIMSQRCHGELVFTTDDCAALDRPPMSWSRK